Proteins encoded by one window of Pseudomonas sp. PSKL.D1:
- a CDS encoding retention module-containing protein: MAKLVGVVSKVVGEVFAVGSDGSRRPLIEGDRLYAGEQLDTGSAGAVAVHLQNGAELTLGRGSSLLMTPELLANRAPDVQTHDVAPSDAQLSDVERIQQAIAAGDDPSQSAEATAAGPGSGGAPGALGGGHSFVLLTEVAARVDPVIGFPTAGFNGIPELANREVGDLSNSTARDLLGIPEDDGPDAGLPPVQPNPPVDPTPPVGVNPPTDPTPPVDPNPPITPIDEDHPVELRGLDLSPAELELNEANLPLGSASNPAALTQQGSFTVVAPDGVFNLNVGGINVVTAGVVTGVGQSITTGLGNTLTITGYNPSTGVVSYSYTLTGAEQHADGAGTNTLSEHLPVLVSDTDGDVAQGSLDVIIRDDVPKAVNDGNATAATEQHVELTGNVLTNDVQGADRVPGGPVIAGTFVGTYGTLVLAADGSYTYTLNTSDPDFKQLGGGGNGVETFAYTIKDADGDTSTATLALNVSNLDDPVTLDGLGTQGSQLTVYEKNLVDGTAPDASALTQQGSFKVTAPDGLQSLTVGGITVVSGGVAAGFPQSIVTPEGNTLTITGYNASTGVVSYSYTLLDNESHPNGQGSNSITEQFQVVATDVDGSTASGTIAVKIVDDLPQANDDYVSVGKGDVVRGNVMWNDVTGADTRADGQYVVGVRAGSDTSTSAIGQLGVHVQGQYGYLIIDAEGNAEYYSDPTVTSPRDALETFVYTIRDADGDESTTTITINVHNGLMACVDRDVTVYENALDLYKDGNDLAAGTVTGSNPDSPRETASGTLVGSTSGGVGALTYTLVGSSAGQYGQLQLNADGSYTYTLTSPANSPTHANDGPNTVTETFTYKVTDSLGNSTTSTIVVSIVDDVPQAHCDFVSVAKGDVVRGNVMWNDVTGADTLSDGKYVVGARAGNDTSTSAIGQLNVQINGQYGYLTIDAYGNAEYHSNPNVASPRDALDTFVYTIRDADGDESTTTITINVHSALMACEDRDVTVYEKALDLHKDGNDLAAGTVTGSDPDSPRETASGTLAGSTSGGVGALTYTLVGNAAGQYGQLLLNPDGTYTYTLTSPANSPTHANDGANTVTETFTYRVEDSAGHWTTSTIVISIVDDVPTANSDYVSVGKGDVVRGNVMYNDVVGADTLSDGKYVVGVRAGSDTSTSAIGQLNTHVQGQYGYLTIDAYGNAEYHSDPNAVAPRDALESFVYTIRDADGDESTTTVTINVHDHSLNPCGDGGVTVYEKALDLNQDGRDLAPGTVNGSEPCSPRETATGSLVGQVAGGVGALTWSLVGSAEGQHGLIQLNADGTYTYTLTSPANSPVHANDGANTVTESFTYRVEDTAGHWTTGTINITIVDDVPQAHCDFVSVAKGDEVRGNVLHNDVIGADVPSDCGYVIGVRAGGDTSTSAIGQLGTHVYGQYGYLTLDARGNAVYHSDPNVAAPRDAIDKFVYTIRDADGDESTTTITINVHDNSISECGEGYGRGQERVVDRGAFTFDASSMTAALVVLGYLGAMGTAQANGEDVINVSLRKGETLQLNHDPHDGNLTMEWKDSGGSYHSIAAGDSITASHDGVYSIHVNNPAGDGKAGEGYKLSMVLDYANAQQPAPHADEHSAAGLVAAEDVTPPQVHGSAGHQTQDTANFAHAKGAVILDLSHEGPQDTGGAGMQNLNGIHNLVGSDYGDTLIGDSHDNVLTGGKGNDTFVWQKGNTGHDTVTDFTPGSDKLDLSHLLQGEHATAASLDEFLHFKVSGNGNQVVSTIEVSSTAGAAPTQTIDLAGVDLAQHYGVTAGAGGVISAGHDTATIINGMLNDHSLKVDTV, from the coding sequence ATGGCTAAATTGGTCGGTGTGGTCAGCAAGGTGGTGGGTGAGGTGTTTGCCGTTGGCAGTGATGGCAGCCGGCGCCCCTTGATCGAAGGTGACCGCCTGTACGCGGGCGAGCAACTGGACACGGGCAGTGCAGGTGCCGTGGCGGTGCACTTGCAGAACGGCGCCGAGCTGACGTTGGGGCGGGGCAGCAGCTTGCTGATGACCCCCGAGCTGTTGGCCAACCGCGCACCCGATGTGCAAACCCATGACGTGGCGCCCAGCGACGCGCAGCTGTCGGATGTGGAGCGCATTCAGCAGGCGATAGCAGCAGGTGATGACCCCAGCCAGAGTGCCGAGGCCACGGCGGCCGGGCCTGGCTCTGGTGGTGCACCGGGTGCCTTGGGCGGCGGCCACAGCTTCGTGCTGCTGACCGAGGTGGCTGCGCGCGTCGACCCGGTGATTGGCTTCCCGACTGCGGGCTTCAATGGCATCCCCGAACTGGCCAACCGTGAGGTGGGTGACCTGAGCAACAGCACTGCCCGCGACTTGCTCGGCATCCCCGAGGACGATGGCCCCGACGCAGGCCTGCCGCCCGTGCAGCCCAATCCGCCGGTAGACCCCACGCCGCCGGTGGGCGTCAACCCGCCAACCGACCCGACCCCGCCTGTGGACCCGAACCCGCCCATTACACCCATCGATGAGGATCACCCTGTCGAACTGCGGGGGCTGGACCTGAGCCCAGCCGAGCTGGAACTGAACGAAGCCAACTTGCCCCTGGGCTCGGCCAGTAACCCGGCTGCCCTGACCCAGCAAGGCAGCTTCACCGTGGTCGCACCGGACGGCGTGTTCAACCTCAACGTCGGTGGCATCAATGTGGTCACCGCTGGCGTGGTGACCGGTGTCGGCCAGTCCATCACCACCGGGCTGGGCAACACCCTGACCATCACCGGCTACAACCCGTCCACCGGGGTAGTGAGCTACAGCTACACCCTGACCGGTGCCGAGCAGCATGCCGATGGTGCCGGTACCAACACCCTGAGCGAGCACTTGCCGGTGCTGGTCAGCGACACCGACGGCGATGTGGCGCAAGGCTCGCTGGATGTGATCATCCGCGACGACGTGCCCAAAGCCGTGAATGATGGCAATGCCACCGCCGCCACTGAGCAGCATGTCGAGCTGACAGGCAACGTGCTCACCAACGATGTGCAAGGCGCCGACCGCGTGCCCGGCGGCCCGGTGATTGCCGGTACATTCGTGGGCACCTACGGCACGCTGGTGCTGGCGGCGGATGGCTCTTACACCTACACGCTCAACACCAGCGACCCGGACTTCAAGCAGCTGGGCGGTGGCGGCAATGGCGTGGAAACTTTCGCCTACACGATCAAGGATGCCGACGGTGACACCAGCACCGCGACCCTGGCCCTGAACGTCAGCAACCTCGACGACCCGGTCACGCTCGATGGCCTGGGCACTCAAGGCAGCCAGCTGACGGTGTACGAGAAAAACCTCGTTGACGGCACCGCGCCCGATGCCAGTGCACTGACCCAGCAGGGCAGCTTCAAAGTCACTGCACCGGACGGCCTGCAGAGCCTTACCGTGGGCGGTATCACCGTGGTCAGTGGGGGTGTGGCGGCGGGCTTCCCGCAATCGATCGTCACCCCCGAAGGCAACACGCTGACCATTACCGGCTACAACGCCAGCACCGGAGTGGTGAGCTACAGCTACACCCTGCTCGACAACGAGAGCCACCCCAATGGCCAGGGCAGCAACAGCATCACCGAGCAGTTCCAGGTGGTGGCCACGGACGTGGACGGCAGCACCGCCAGCGGCACGATTGCGGTGAAGATCGTCGACGACCTGCCGCAGGCCAATGACGATTACGTGAGCGTGGGCAAGGGCGATGTGGTGCGCGGCAACGTGATGTGGAACGACGTGACCGGCGCCGACACGCGCGCCGACGGCCAGTACGTGGTCGGCGTGCGTGCCGGCAGCGATACCTCCACCTCGGCCATTGGCCAGCTGGGTGTTCACGTGCAGGGCCAGTACGGCTACCTGATCATCGATGCCGAGGGCAATGCCGAGTATTACTCCGACCCCACCGTCACCTCGCCGCGTGATGCGCTGGAAACCTTCGTCTACACCATCCGCGATGCCGATGGCGACGAAAGCACCACCACCATCACCATCAATGTGCACAACGGCCTGATGGCCTGTGTGGACCGGGATGTGACGGTGTATGAAAACGCGCTGGACCTGTACAAGGACGGCAATGACCTGGCCGCTGGTACCGTCACCGGCAGCAACCCGGATTCGCCCCGTGAAACGGCCTCGGGCACCTTGGTCGGCTCGACCAGCGGCGGCGTGGGCGCGCTGACCTACACCTTGGTCGGCAGCAGCGCGGGCCAGTACGGTCAGCTGCAATTGAACGCGGACGGCAGCTACACCTACACCCTGACTTCACCGGCCAACTCGCCCACCCACGCCAACGACGGCCCGAACACCGTCACTGAAACCTTCACCTACAAGGTGACGGACTCCCTGGGCAATTCGACCACCAGCACCATCGTGGTCAGCATCGTCGATGATGTGCCGCAGGCCCATTGCGACTTTGTCAGCGTGGCCAAGGGTGATGTGGTGCGCGGCAACGTGATGTGGAACGACGTAACCGGCGCCGACACGCTCAGCGATGGCAAGTACGTGGTGGGCGCGCGTGCCGGCAACGACACCTCGACCTCGGCCATCGGCCAACTCAATGTGCAGATCAATGGCCAGTACGGCTACCTGACCATCGACGCCTACGGCAATGCCGAATACCACTCCAACCCCAACGTTGCATCACCGCGGGATGCGCTGGACACGTTCGTTTACACCATTCGCGATGCCGACGGCGACGAAAGCACCACCACCATCACCATCAACGTGCACTCAGCGCTCATGGCCTGTGAGGACCGTGATGTCACGGTGTACGAAAAAGCGCTGGACCTGCACAAAGACGGCAACGACCTGGCTGCAGGCACCGTGACCGGTAGCGACCCGGATTCGCCCCGTGAAACCGCCTCGGGCACGCTGGCCGGCTCCACCAGTGGCGGGGTTGGCGCCTTGACTTACACCCTGGTCGGCAATGCCGCCGGGCAGTATGGCCAGTTGCTGTTGAACCCGGATGGGACTTACACCTATACCCTGACGTCGCCGGCCAACTCGCCGACCCATGCCAATGACGGTGCCAACACCGTGACCGAAACCTTCACCTACCGCGTGGAGGACAGCGCAGGCCACTGGACCACCAGCACCATCGTCATCAGCATTGTCGATGACGTGCCCACGGCCAACAGCGACTACGTGAGCGTTGGCAAGGGCGACGTGGTGCGTGGCAATGTGATGTACAACGACGTGGTCGGTGCCGACACCCTGAGCGACGGCAAGTACGTAGTCGGCGTGCGCGCCGGCAGCGACACCTCCACTTCGGCCATTGGCCAGCTCAACACGCACGTGCAAGGGCAGTATGGCTACCTGACCATCGATGCCTACGGCAACGCCGAATACCACTCCGACCCCAATGCCGTGGCACCCCGCGATGCGCTGGAATCCTTCGTCTACACCATCCGCGATGCCGATGGCGACGAGAGCACCACCACCGTCACCATCAACGTGCATGACCATTCGCTGAACCCATGTGGCGACGGTGGCGTCACGGTGTACGAAAAAGCGCTGGACCTGAACCAGGACGGCCGTGACCTGGCCCCCGGCACCGTCAATGGCAGCGAACCCTGCTCGCCACGTGAAACCGCCACCGGCAGCCTGGTCGGGCAGGTGGCCGGCGGCGTGGGCGCGCTGACCTGGAGCCTGGTAGGCAGCGCCGAAGGCCAGCATGGCCTGATCCAGCTGAATGCCGATGGCACCTATACCTACACGCTGACATCCCCGGCCAACTCGCCGGTGCACGCCAATGACGGCGCCAACACCGTGACCGAATCGTTCACCTACCGCGTCGAGGACACCGCCGGCCACTGGACCACGGGCACCATCAACATCACCATCGTCGACGACGTGCCGCAGGCCCACTGCGATTTCGTCAGCGTGGCCAAAGGCGATGAGGTGCGTGGGAATGTGCTGCACAACGACGTGATCGGCGCCGATGTGCCCAGCGACTGTGGTTATGTGATCGGCGTGCGCGCCGGCGGCGATACCTCGACTTCGGCCATCGGCCAGCTTGGCACCCATGTGTATGGGCAGTATGGCTACCTGACCCTGGACGCCCGGGGCAACGCGGTGTACCACTCCGACCCCAACGTGGCGGCACCGCGGGATGCCATCGACAAGTTCGTCTACACCATTCGCGATGCCGACGGTGACGAGAGCACCACCACCATCACCATCAACGTGCACGACAATTCGATCTCCGAATGCGGCGAGGGCTATGGGCGCGGGCAGGAGCGGGTGGTGGATCGGGGGGCGTTCACCTTCGATGCCAGCAGCATGACCGCAGCGCTGGTGGTGCTGGGCTATCTTGGCGCCATGGGCACCGCCCAGGCCAATGGCGAAGACGTGATCAACGTGAGCCTGCGCAAAGGTGAAACCCTGCAACTGAACCATGACCCGCACGATGGCAACCTGACCATGGAGTGGAAGGACAGCGGCGGCAGCTACCATTCCATTGCTGCCGGTGACAGCATCACCGCCAGCCATGACGGGGTGTACAGCATCCATGTGAATAACCCGGCCGGCGATGGCAAGGCAGGGGAGGGCTACAAGCTGAGCATGGTGCTTGATTACGCCAATGCGCAGCAGCCGGCGCCCCATGCCGATGAGCATTCCGCGGCGGGGCTGGTGGCTGCCGAGGATGTCACACCGCCGCAAGTGCATGGCAGTGCAGGCCATCAAACCCAGGATACGGCGAACTTCGCACATGCCAAAGGCGCGGTCATCCTCGACCTCAGCCACGAAGGCCCGCAGGACACCGGCGGGGCGGGCATGCAGAACCTGAACGGCATCCACAACCTGGTCGGTTCGGACTACGGCGATACGTTGATCGGCGACAGCCACGACAACGTGCTCACCGGCGGCAAAGGCAACGACACCTTCGTTTGGCAGAAGGGCAACACGGGCCACGACACTGTCACCGACTTCACCCCCGGCAGCGACAAGCTCGACCTGTCGCACCTGTTGCAGGGCGAGCATGCCACTGCGGCATCACTGGATGAATTCCTGCACTTCAAGGTCAGCGGCAATGGCAACCAGGTGGTATCGACCATCGAAGTCAGCAGCACGGCGGGGGCTGCGCCGACCCAGACCATCGACCTGGCAGGCGTGGACCTGGCCCAGCATTACGGAGTTACGGCGGGGGCGGGCGGGGTGATTTCGGCGGGGCACGACACGGCGACGATCATCAACGGGATGTTGAATGATCATTCGTTGAAGGTGGATACGGTGTAG
- a CDS encoding YbaN family protein — translation MRYLLLAIGWLSVALGVLGIFLPVLPTTPFLLLAAACFARSSPRFHHWLIHHPQLGPWIRDYLSGEGIPLKGKVYAIGLMWASIGLSCYLVPLFWARVFMLTSAVLVSVYILRQKTLRKPHRG, via the coding sequence GTGCGCTACCTGTTGCTGGCCATCGGCTGGCTCAGCGTTGCGCTAGGGGTGTTGGGGATTTTCCTGCCGGTGTTGCCCACCACCCCTTTTCTGCTGCTGGCAGCCGCCTGCTTTGCCCGCAGTTCGCCGCGCTTTCATCATTGGTTGATTCATCACCCACAGCTTGGGCCGTGGATTCGTGATTACCTGAGCGGCGAAGGCATACCGCTGAAGGGCAAGGTGTACGCGATCGGGCTGATGTGGGCGAGTATCGGGTTGTCCTGTTACCTGGTGCCGTTGTTTTGGGCGCGTGTGTTCATGCTGACCAGTGCGGTGCTGGTGAGTGTGTATATTTTGCGGCAGAAGACGCTGCGCAAGCCTCATCGCGGATGA
- a CDS encoding YecA/YgfB family protein produces the protein MSFAEQLTRLQAFLDADELHEEALDYVAAHGYLTALSICSEDVPEREWIDALFAEEPHYASDAQRTEIEATLVALKGHIARQLASDEEFDLPCDLDLTDEPDDSDLRGWCIGFMEGVFLREEAWFENAEEEVSEMLLPIMVGSGLFDEQPEFADIASNANLQDDMIVQIPEALSALFLLLHAPEEKPAPALLKPRRH, from the coding sequence ATGTCCTTCGCCGAGCAACTGACCCGCCTGCAAGCCTTCCTCGACGCTGACGAGCTGCACGAAGAAGCACTGGACTACGTCGCCGCCCACGGCTACCTGACCGCCCTTTCGATCTGCTCGGAGGACGTACCCGAGCGTGAATGGATCGACGCGTTGTTCGCTGAAGAACCACACTACGCCAGCGACGCCCAGCGCACTGAAATCGAAGCGACCCTGGTGGCCCTCAAAGGCCACATCGCCCGCCAGCTGGCCAGCGACGAAGAATTCGACCTGCCGTGCGACCTGGACCTGACCGACGAGCCGGACGATTCCGACCTGCGCGGCTGGTGCATCGGCTTCATGGAGGGTGTATTCCTGCGTGAAGAGGCGTGGTTCGAGAACGCCGAAGAGGAAGTGAGCGAAATGCTGCTGCCGATCATGGTCGGCTCGGGCCTGTTCGATGAGCAGCCGGAGTTTGCCGACATCGCCAGCAACGCCAACCTGCAGGACGACATGATCGTGCAGATCCCGGAAGCGCTGAGCGCGCTGTTCCTGCTGTTGCACGCCCCTGAAGAAAAGCCTGCACCCGCACTGCTCAAGCCACGCCGCCACTGA
- the recQ gene encoding DNA helicase RecQ, which produces MLEQAQRVLKDVFGYDSFRGRQAAIIECVANGGDALVLMPTGGGKSLCFQVPGLLRPGLTVVVSPLIALMDDQVATLDELGVAAAALNSTLTADQQRDLAGRLRRGEVKMLYLAPERLVQPRMLDFLRGLDVSLFAIDEAHCVSQWGHDFRPEYLQLGQLAELFPHVPRIALTATADMRTREEIVQRLHLQGAERFLSSFDRPNIFYRIVPKEAPRKQLMAFLGERRGNAGIVYCLSRKKVDETAAFLCEQGFPALPYHAGLAAETRAANQHRFLNEEGLIMVATIAFGMGIDKPNVRFVAHLDLPKSLEAYYQETGRAGRDGLPSDAWMAYGLQDMVMLKQMLQNSEGDERHKRIEQHKLDAMLALCEETRCRRQSLLAYFDEVLEQPCGHCDNCVDQVQTWDATEPARQALSAVFRTGQRYGVGHLVDVLLGKDTEKVRNFGHEKLSVYGVGKAMAEAEWRSLFRQLVARGLVDIDLDGYGGLRLSDSCRPLLRGEVTLQLRRDLKPQTVAKTASGGGSPASQLVRAEERELWEALRTLRRKLAEEHSVPPYVIFPDSTLLEMLRSQPNSLSDMAQVSGVGARKLERYGQAFLEVLNGAGGTEEAPKVVLDLRHELVSLARAGMTPAQIAGQLKCSEKNVYSLLAEAIGRQELSLEQALDLPEDLMMEVQDAFLDGEGELPPVAAIAPLFGARVPEGVLYCIRAALAAEFEL; this is translated from the coding sequence ATGCTCGAACAGGCTCAGCGCGTTCTCAAGGATGTCTTCGGTTACGACAGTTTCCGTGGGCGCCAGGCTGCGATCATCGAATGCGTGGCCAATGGCGGCGACGCCTTGGTGCTGATGCCCACCGGTGGCGGTAAGTCGCTGTGCTTCCAGGTGCCGGGGTTGCTGCGGCCGGGCCTGACGGTGGTGGTGTCGCCGCTGATCGCGCTGATGGACGACCAGGTCGCCACTTTAGATGAACTGGGGGTGGCCGCCGCCGCGTTGAACTCCACGCTTACCGCCGACCAGCAGCGCGACCTGGCCGGGCGCTTGCGCCGTGGCGAGGTGAAAATGCTGTACCTGGCGCCGGAGCGCCTGGTGCAGCCGCGCATGCTGGACTTTTTGCGCGGGCTGGATGTTTCGCTGTTTGCCATCGACGAAGCCCACTGTGTGTCGCAATGGGGCCATGACTTCCGCCCGGAATACCTGCAACTGGGCCAGCTCGCCGAGCTGTTCCCGCATGTGCCGCGCATCGCTCTGACCGCCACCGCCGACATGCGCACCCGCGAGGAAATCGTCCAGCGCCTGCACCTGCAGGGCGCCGAGCGCTTCCTTTCCAGCTTCGACCGGCCAAACATTTTCTACCGCATCGTGCCCAAGGAGGCGCCGCGCAAGCAGCTGATGGCCTTCCTGGGCGAGCGCCGTGGCAACGCTGGCATCGTTTACTGCCTGTCGCGCAAGAAGGTGGATGAAACCGCCGCGTTCCTGTGCGAGCAGGGCTTCCCGGCGCTGCCGTACCACGCGGGCCTTGCTGCCGAAACCCGGGCTGCCAACCAGCACCGCTTCCTCAACGAGGAAGGGCTGATCATGGTCGCCACCATTGCCTTCGGCATGGGCATCGACAAACCGAACGTGCGTTTTGTTGCCCACCTGGACCTGCCCAAGTCGCTGGAAGCCTACTACCAGGAAACCGGCCGGGCAGGCCGTGACGGCCTGCCGTCCGACGCCTGGATGGCCTACGGCCTGCAGGACATGGTGATGCTCAAGCAGATGCTGCAGAACTCCGAAGGCGACGAGCGCCACAAGCGCATCGAACAGCACAAGCTCGATGCCATGCTGGCCTTGTGTGAAGAAACCCGCTGCCGCCGCCAGTCGCTGCTGGCCTATTTCGATGAAGTGCTCGAACAGCCGTGCGGGCATTGCGACAACTGCGTCGACCAGGTGCAAACCTGGGACGCCACCGAGCCTGCGCGCCAGGCTTTGTCGGCGGTGTTCCGCACTGGCCAGCGCTACGGCGTGGGCCATCTGGTGGACGTGCTGCTGGGCAAGGACACTGAAAAAGTGCGCAACTTCGGCCACGAGAAACTCTCGGTATACGGGGTGGGCAAGGCCATGGCGGAGGCTGAGTGGCGCTCGCTGTTCCGCCAGCTGGTCGCACGCGGTTTGGTGGACATTGACCTGGACGGCTACGGCGGCCTGCGCCTGTCGGACAGTTGCCGGCCGTTGCTGCGCGGCGAAGTGACGCTGCAGTTGCGCCGTGACTTGAAGCCGCAGACCGTGGCAAAAACCGCCAGCGGCGGAGGCAGCCCTGCCAGCCAGCTGGTGCGTGCCGAAGAACGCGAGCTGTGGGAGGCGCTGCGCACCCTGCGGCGCAAGCTGGCCGAAGAGCACAGTGTGCCGCCTTACGTCATCTTCCCCGACTCCACTTTGCTCGAAATGCTGCGCAGCCAGCCCAACAGCCTCAGCGACATGGCCCAGGTCAGCGGCGTGGGCGCGCGCAAGCTGGAACGTTACGGCCAGGCGTTCCTCGAAGTGCTCAACGGCGCTGGCGGCACCGAGGAGGCGCCGAAAGTGGTGCTGGACCTGCGCCACGAACTGGTCAGCCTGGCCCGGGCCGGCATGACCCCGGCGCAGATCGCCGGCCAGCTCAAGTGCAGCGAAAAGAACGTCTACAGCCTGCTGGCCGAAGCCATCGGCCGCCAGGAATTGAGCCTTGAACAGGCGCTGGACCTGCCCGAAGACCTGATGATGGAAGTGCAGGACGCCTTCCTCGACGGCGAAGGCGAGTTGCCTCCGGTGGCCGCCATTGCGCCGCTGTTTGGTGCCCGGGTGCCAGAAGGGGTGCTGTATTGCATACGTGCTGCACTGGCTGCGGAATTCGAGCTCTGA
- a CDS encoding TolC family outer membrane protein — protein sequence MRVFTPITSAILLAMACANVQAMSLNEAVQNAVDNHPEISASRNSRLSADEDVKFARGGYYPSVDLVAGYGRQRSDNLNTRGLNADGTTNHNKETLNYTQSELRLRQMLFDGFNTSNEVGRTQAVANSRAYYTQATAETVALRAVEVYLEVLKRRELVSLAKNNLQAHLRVNDQIGLRSERGVGSTADLDQSSARRALAENNLDTAEVDLADAEANFYSVIGRMPDELEAPSTIKAEVPTGLDGARQGMLENNPYLKSAQADVDAAEQQYEVAKSPFYPRLDAVLATGANNNLSGEKGHSNNDWQAGVELSYNLFRGGSDKARLQSDAHKINQAMDIRNNALRELTENLSLAWNAMNNARKQTPTAREYAETTQRVRAAYQDQFGLGQRTLLDVLDSENELYNANRRYTEVRYTEEFSMYRVLSTMGELLSKQRISLPPEAIAQSEVRNQAKLPEMR from the coding sequence ATGCGCGTTTTCACCCCCATCACCAGTGCAATTCTGTTGGCCATGGCGTGCGCCAACGTTCAGGCGATGTCACTCAACGAGGCAGTCCAGAACGCCGTGGACAATCATCCGGAGATCAGCGCCAGCCGTAACAGCCGGCTGTCGGCTGACGAGGATGTGAAATTCGCCCGTGGCGGTTACTACCCGTCGGTGGACCTGGTGGCCGGCTATGGTCGCCAGCGCTCGGACAACCTCAATACCCGCGGCCTGAATGCCGACGGCACCACCAACCACAACAAGGAAACACTCAACTACACCCAGTCCGAACTGCGCCTGCGGCAGATGCTGTTCGACGGCTTCAACACCTCCAATGAAGTTGGCCGCACGCAGGCGGTGGCCAATTCGCGTGCCTATTACACCCAAGCCACCGCCGAGACCGTGGCCCTGCGCGCCGTCGAGGTGTACCTCGAAGTACTCAAGCGCCGCGAACTGGTAAGCCTGGCCAAGAACAACCTGCAAGCGCACCTGCGGGTGAACGACCAGATCGGCCTGCGCAGCGAGCGCGGCGTGGGCAGCACCGCCGACCTCGACCAGTCCAGCGCCCGTCGCGCCCTGGCGGAAAACAACCTGGACACCGCCGAAGTTGACCTGGCCGATGCCGAGGCCAACTTCTACAGCGTGATTGGCCGCATGCCGGACGAACTGGAAGCGCCTTCCACCATCAAGGCCGAAGTACCCACCGGCCTGGACGGTGCGCGCCAGGGCATGCTGGAAAACAACCCCTACCTGAAATCGGCCCAGGCTGACGTGGATGCCGCCGAGCAGCAGTACGAAGTGGCCAAGTCGCCCTTCTACCCTCGCCTGGACGCGGTGCTGGCCACCGGCGCCAACAACAACCTCAGCGGCGAGAAAGGCCACAGCAACAACGACTGGCAGGCCGGCGTCGAGCTCAGTTACAACCTGTTCCGTGGTGGCAGCGACAAAGCCCGCCTGCAGTCCGATGCGCACAAGATCAACCAGGCCATGGACATCCGCAACAACGCCCTGCGCGAGTTGACCGAAAACCTGAGCCTGGCCTGGAACGCCATGAACAACGCACGCAAGCAAACCCCGACCGCCCGCGAATACGCCGAAACCACCCAGCGCGTGCGTGCCGCCTACCAGGACCAGTTCGGCCTTGGCCAGCGTACCCTGCTGGACGTGCTCGACAGTGAAAACGAGCTGTACAACGCCAACCGCCGCTACACCGAAGTGCGCTACACCGAAGAGTTTTCGATGTACCGCGTGCTGTCGACCATGGGCGAGTTGCTGAGCAAGCAGCGCATTTCGTTGCCACCGGAGGCGATTGCACAGAGCGAAGTGCGTAACCAGGCCAAGCTGCCGGAAATGCGCTAA
- a CDS encoding MarR family transcriptional regulator, translated as MPLTDNQHRFGMQLAQMSRGWRAELDRRLAGLNLSQARWLVLLHLARFDEAPTQRELAQSVGVEGPTLARLLDSLESQGLVRRQAVLEDRRAKKILLCPPAKPLIEQIETIANALRLELFTGVDEADLEVCMRVHAKILANLEKS; from the coding sequence ATGCCCCTGACCGACAACCAACACCGCTTCGGCATGCAGCTGGCCCAGATGTCCCGGGGCTGGCGTGCCGAGCTGGATCGCCGCCTGGCCGGGCTCAACCTGTCCCAGGCGCGCTGGCTGGTGTTGCTGCATTTGGCACGTTTCGATGAAGCCCCCACCCAGCGTGAGTTGGCCCAGAGCGTTGGCGTCGAAGGCCCGACCCTGGCACGCTTGCTCGACAGCCTGGAAAGCCAGGGCCTTGTGCGGCGCCAGGCGGTGCTGGAAGACCGGCGGGCGAAGAAAATCCTGCTGTGCCCACCGGCCAAGCCGTTGATCGAGCAGATCGAGACCATTGCCAACGCGCTGCGCCTGGAGTTGTTTACCGGGGTGGATGAGGCGGACCTTGAGGTGTGCATGCGGGTGCATGCGAAGATTTTGGCGAACCTCGAAAAATCCTGA